In Geopsychrobacter electrodiphilus DSM 16401, a single window of DNA contains:
- a CDS encoding transglutaminase family protein, producing MNFHITHSTRYSYSAPVGLCWNQACLLPRETANQKCLSSELQICPPASGVRERSDFFGNRVTHFAIQNPHKELLVTANSDISITPDPELLLDANLHTWDELKILLATEKDPVRLQAIPFLFDSPMIPRTQALADYALPSFQADRPLVEAVRDLMERIYRDFTYDPAGTTIATPLAEVLKNRRGVCQDFAHLGVGCLRSMGLAARYVSGYIETLPAPGKERLVGAAASHAWFSVYAGEAGWVDFDPTNNQIPLEQHITVAWGRDFSDVSPLRGVALGGGKHRVSVSVDVARAPTKIVNFQFQSQ from the coding sequence ATGAATTTTCACATCACCCACTCGACCCGCTACAGCTACAGCGCCCCCGTCGGGCTGTGCTGGAACCAGGCCTGCCTCCTGCCGCGAGAGACCGCAAATCAGAAATGTCTCTCGAGTGAGCTGCAGATTTGTCCGCCCGCTTCCGGGGTACGCGAACGCAGCGATTTTTTTGGCAACCGCGTCACCCACTTTGCTATCCAGAACCCCCACAAGGAATTACTGGTCACAGCCAACAGTGATATTTCGATCACCCCGGACCCCGAACTACTGCTCGACGCCAACCTCCACACCTGGGACGAGCTTAAGATCCTGTTGGCGACGGAGAAGGATCCAGTCCGACTGCAGGCCATCCCTTTTCTCTTCGATTCACCAATGATTCCACGCACTCAGGCATTGGCCGATTATGCCTTGCCTTCATTTCAAGCCGATCGCCCGCTGGTCGAGGCGGTCCGGGATCTGATGGAACGCATTTACCGCGACTTCACCTACGATCCCGCCGGCACCACAATTGCCACCCCCCTGGCGGAGGTCTTGAAGAACAGACGCGGCGTTTGCCAGGATTTCGCCCACCTGGGAGTTGGTTGTCTGCGCTCCATGGGGCTCGCGGCGCGCTACGTCAGCGGGTATATCGAGACCCTTCCCGCACCGGGCAAGGAGCGCCTGGTCGGCGCCGCCGCATCGCACGCCTGGTTTTCGGTTTATGCGGGAGAGGCGGGCTGGGTAGATTTTGACCCGACCAATAATCAGATTCCGCTGGAGCAGCATATTACGGTGGCCTGGGGGCGTGATTTTTCGGACGTCTCGCCTTTACGGGGCGTTGCTCTGGGCGGCGGAAAACACCGCGTCAGCGTTTCGGTGGATGTCGCCCGCGCCCCGACCAAAATTGTAAACTTTCAGTTTCAAAGTCAATAA